The proteins below are encoded in one region of Telopea speciosissima isolate NSW1024214 ecotype Mountain lineage chromosome 10, Tspe_v1, whole genome shotgun sequence:
- the LOC122643733 gene encoding receptor-like protein 2: MLLRLYTSRHDKFALNPATTLFVLLCFLFFFCLPTPHHACQELDRVSLLSFSHNLSTPLNWSSSSSSDCCLWEGVNCDVGWVTTLSLPSKGLRGPISPSLANLTHLSYLNLSHNSLSGPLPSSFFSSFDLLQTLDLSFNRLSGELPASALPNRSLSLQFLDLSSNLFTGDFQSSFLGQASHLSTLDISNNSFTGLIPSLICQNYTMLKYLDFSLNEFSHEIPSGLGKCSKLEVFKAGWNQLIGPLPNDIYDVVSLQQLSIPFNNLSGNIDGAAQIIRLVNLAIVNLSFNELTGQLPRDIGKLTNLEELALCNNFLSGPLPPSLTNCTNLRILSLRLNEFEGKLSAIDFSKLVQLNILDLGANNFSGNLPMSLYSCLSLTAIRLTKNNLEGQIQPGILALRNLSYLAISVNRLINITGAFQILMHSKNLTKLLLSVNFNGEPIPVDVDINGFQNIRLLAIGGCQLTGQVPTWLLNLKNLEVLDLSGNQFTGSIPGWLGTLPKLFYMDLSNNNLTGELPLQLTGLPKLDSSAPLDQVNLEIPISVIVQSIGGQMYNQLSSLPPALYLRNNSINGSIPPEIGQLQHLHVLDLSLNKFSGVIPDQLSNLTNLEILDLSQNNLTGEIPSSLVQLSFLSRFSVAYNNLEGPIPVGGQFDTFPMSSFVGNPGLCGQAVNWLCHNQTGGTTISPASSKSTINVKRLLVILGTCLGCFSLLTVLVLWIISRRITVRRENSNKINQEPSSFGSNSK, encoded by the coding sequence ATGCTTCTACGGCTGTATACTTCGAGACACGACAAGTTTGCACTCAATCCAGCGACGACCCTTTTCGTTTTGCTCTgttttctgttcttcttttGCTTACCCACACCCCACCATGCCTGCCAGGAGCTCGATAGAGTGTCTCTGTTGTCTTTCTCCCACAACCTCTCAACTCCTCTGaattggtcttcttcttcttcctcggaTTGTTGTCTTTGGGAAGGCGTTAATTGCGATGTCGGTTGGGTCACCACTCTATCACTTCCCTCCAAAGGCCTCAGAGGACCAATCTCTCCATCTCTTGCTAACCTCACCCACCTCTCTTacctcaatctctctcataaTTCCCTATCTGGGCCCCTTCCATCTTCCTTCTTTTCGTCTTTTGATCTCCTGCAGACTCTCGATTTGAGCTTCAACAGACTCTCCGGTGAATTACCTGCTTCTGCATTACCCAACCGCTCCCTGTCTCTGCAATTTCTTGATTTATCATCAAATCTCTTCACCGGAGACTTTCAGTCATCATTCCTCGGACAAGCTTCACATCTTTCGACATTGGACATCAGCAACAATAGCTTCACCGGCCTCATTCCTTCTTTAATATGCCAGAATTACACTATGCTTAAGTACTTGGATTTCTCCCTCAATGAATTCAGCCACGAAATTCCTTCGGGACTTGGTAAGTGTTCGAAGCTGGAGGTGTTCAAAGCAGGTTGGAACCAACTTATAGGACCCTTACCCAATGACATCTATGATGTAGTTTCGCTGCAACAGCTTTCCATTCCCTTCAACAACTTATCAGGAAACATAGATGGAGCTGCTCAGATCATTCGCCTCGTTAATCTCGCCATTGTTAACCTTTCCTTCAATGAATTAACAGGACAACTCCCTCGGGACATTGGGAAGCTGACTAATTTGGAAGAGCTGGCCCTCTGCAACAACTTCCTCAGTGGTCCTCTGCCTCCATCCTTGACGAATTGTACCAATCTCCGGATCCTGAGTCTAAGGCTAAACGAATTTGAAGGGAAATTATCCGCCATTGATTTCTCCAAACTCGTGCAATTGAACATTCTGGACTTGGGTGCAAACAACTTTTCTGGTAATCTGCCAATGAGCCTATACTCCTGTCTGTCCTTAACTGCAATCCGACTCACAAAGAACAATCTTGAGGGACAAATCCAGCCCGGAATACTTGCATTAAGGAACCTATCTTACCTTGCAATTTCTGTCAATCGGCTGATCAACATCACTGGAGCGTTTCAGATTCTGATGCATAGCAAGAACCTCACCAAGCTTCTCCTCTCCGTGAACTTCAATGGAGAACCGATTCCCGTCGATGTCGACATAAACGGATTCCAAAATATCCGGCTTCTGGCTATTGGTGGTTGTCAGCTCACTGGCCAAGTGCCCACCTGGTTACTTAATCTAAAGAACCTGGAGGTCTTGGATTTGTCTGGAAATCAGTTCACAGGTTCAATCCCTGGGTGGTTGGGAACACTACCCAAACTCTTCTATATGGACTTGTCTAATAACAATCTTACAGGAGAATTGCCTCTGCAGCTCACAGGGCTGCCTAAGCTGGACTCATCAGCTCCATTGGATCAGGTTAATCTTGAGATACCCATCTCTGTCATTGTCCAAAGTATTGGTGGGCAAATGTACAATCAGCTCTCCAGCTTACCCCCTGCATTATACCTGAGAAACAACAGCATTAATGGCAGCATTCCTCCAGAGATCGGCCAGTTGCAGCACCTTCATGTGCTAGACCTCAGCCTCAACAAGTTCTCTGGCGTGATTCCTGACCAGCTATCCAATCTCACCAACTTGGAAATACTTGATCTTTCACAGAACAACCTTACCGGTGAGATCCCTTCGTCGCTGGTTCAGCTCAGTTTCTTGTCTCGGTTCAGTGTTGCATATAACAATCTTGAAGGGCCTATACCAGTGGGAGGTCAGTTTGATACTTTCCCCATGTCCAGTTTTGTTGGGAATCCAGGGTTGTGTGGTCAAGCCGTGAACTGGCTTTGCCACAATCAAACTGGGGGAACCACCATTAGTCCTGCATCCAGCAAGAGCACCATTAATGTGAAACGCCTTTTGGTAATTCTGGGAACATGCTTGGGGTGTTTTTCTTTGTTAACTGTGCTAGTTCTTTGGATTATATCCAGAAGGATCACAGTCAGAAGAGAGAACAGTAACAAGATTAATCAGGAACCCAGTTCATTTGGCTCCAACAGCAAATGA